The following are encoded in a window of Mycobacterium decipiens genomic DNA:
- a CDS encoding alpha/beta fold hydrolase, with protein sequence MAAPDPSMTRIAGPWRHRDVHANGIRFHVVEAMPSGQPEGQDGPRPPMEPAMTLPLVILLHGFGSFWWSWRHQLCGLTGARVVAVDLRGYGGSDKPPRGYDGWTLAGDTAGLIRALGHSSATLVGHADGGLACWTTALLHSRLVRAIALISSPHPAALRRSTLTRRDQGRALLPTLLRYQLPIWPERLLTRNNAAEIERLVRSRSCAKWLASEDFSQTVGHLRRAIQIPAAAHSALEYQRWAVRSQLRDEGRRFMRAMTQQLGMPLLHLRGDDDPYVLADPVERTQRYAPHGRYISIAGAGHFSHEEAPEEINRHLMRFLEQVHQLS encoded by the coding sequence ATGGCAGCACCAGATCCGTCGATGACCCGAATCGCCGGGCCATGGCGTCATCGAGACGTGCACGCCAACGGCATCCGGTTCCATGTCGTCGAGGCGATGCCGTCGGGCCAGCCGGAAGGCCAGGATGGGCCCAGGCCCCCCATGGAGCCGGCGATGACGCTGCCGCTGGTCATCCTGCTACACGGTTTCGGTTCGTTCTGGTGGTCCTGGCGTCATCAGTTGTGCGGACTGACCGGGGCGCGGGTGGTCGCGGTCGACCTGCGCGGCTACGGCGGGAGCGACAAGCCGCCCCGCGGGTACGACGGCTGGACACTGGCCGGCGATACAGCCGGACTTATCCGTGCGCTCGGACACTCATCGGCGACGCTGGTCGGCCACGCCGACGGCGGATTGGCCTGCTGGACCACCGCGCTGCTGCATTCCCGGCTGGTACGCGCCATCGCCCTGATCAGCTCGCCGCACCCGGCGGCCCTACGGCGATCCACCCTGACGCGCCGCGATCAGGGGCGCGCACTGCTGCCCACATTGCTGCGCTACCAGCTGCCGATCTGGCCGGAGCGCCTGCTGACCCGGAACAACGCAGCGGAGATCGAGCGCCTGGTGCGCAGCCGTAGCTGCGCCAAATGGCTTGCATCCGAGGACTTCTCACAAACAGTCGGCCATCTTCGGCGGGCGATCCAGATCCCGGCGGCGGCCCATTCCGCCCTGGAATACCAGCGCTGGGCGGTGCGCAGCCAACTGCGCGACGAAGGCCGGCGATTCATGAGGGCGATGACACAACAACTTGGTATGCCGCTGCTGCACCTACGCGGCGACGATGACCCCTACGTGCTGGCCGACCCGGTCGAGCGCACCCAGCGCTATGCGCCGCACGGGCGGTACATATCCATTGCCGGCGCCGGACATTTCAGCCACGAAGAGGCGCCGGAGGAAATCAACCGACATCTGATGCGTTTCCTGGAACAGGTGCACCAGCTCAGCTGA
- the marP gene encoding acid resistance serine protease MarP: MDPSQWLDVAVLAVAFIAAISGWRAGALGSVLSFGGVLLGAVAGVLLAPHIVTHISAPRAKLFAALFLILALVVVGEVAGVVLGRAVRGAIRNRPVRLIDSVIGVGVQLVVVLTAAWLLATPLTQSKEQPELAAAVRGSRVLARVNEVAPIWLKTVPKRLSALLNTSGLPAVLEPFSRTPVIPVASPDPALANSPVVAATEPSVVKIRSLAPSCQKVLEGTGFVISPDRVMTNAHVVAGSNSVTVYASGKPLEATVVSYDPSVDIALLAVPNLPPPPLIFAPQPAKTGADVVVLGYPGGGNFTATPARIREAIRLSGPDIYRDPEPVTRDVYTIRADVEQGDSGGPLIDLNGQVLGVVFGAAVDDVETGFALTAGEVAGQLAKIGATQPVGTGACVS; encoded by the coding sequence ATGGACCCGTCGCAGTGGCTGGATGTCGCCGTCTTGGCGGTGGCTTTTATCGCAGCCATCTCCGGCTGGCGTGCGGGGGCCCTGGGCTCAGTGCTGTCGTTTGGCGGTGTGCTGTTGGGCGCGGTAGCCGGCGTGCTGTTGGCGCCGCATATCGTCACCCACATCAGCGCACCGCGGGCCAAACTCTTTGCCGCGCTGTTCCTGATCCTGGCGTTGGTCGTGGTCGGCGAGGTCGCCGGTGTGGTGCTGGGCCGCGCTGTCCGCGGCGCGATCCGCAACAGGCCAGTCCGGTTGATCGACTCGGTCATCGGGGTAGGGGTGCAGCTGGTTGTGGTGCTCACCGCGGCGTGGTTGTTGGCGACGCCACTGACACAGTCGAAAGAGCAGCCCGAGCTGGCCGCCGCGGTGCGGGGTTCGCGGGTGCTTGCCCGGGTCAACGAGGTGGCGCCCATCTGGCTGAAGACGGTGCCCAAGCGGTTGTCGGCGCTGCTGAACACCTCCGGGCTGCCCGCGGTCTTGGAGCCGTTCAGCCGCACCCCGGTCATTCCGGTGGCCTCACCAGACCCGGCGTTGGCCAACAGTCCGGTGGTGGCAGCCACCGAGCCAAGCGTCGTCAAGATCCGCAGCCTGGCACCAAGTTGTCAGAAAGTGTTGGAGGGCACCGGCTTCGTGATCTCGCCCGATCGGGTGATGACCAACGCGCACGTGGTGGCCGGATCCAACAGCGTGACCGTGTACGCCAGCGGCAAGCCCTTGGAGGCCACGGTGGTGTCCTACGACCCGTCGGTCGACATCGCATTGCTGGCCGTTCCGAACTTGCCGCCGCCGCCGCTGATCTTCGCACCCCAGCCGGCGAAAACCGGTGCCGACGTTGTGGTGCTGGGCTATCCCGGCGGCGGCAATTTCACCGCTACACCGGCCAGGATTCGCGAGGCCATCAGGCTCAGTGGCCCCGACATCTACCGGGACCCGGAGCCGGTTACCCGCGACGTGTACACCATCAGAGCCGATGTGGAGCAAGGTGATTCGGGTGGACCCCTGATCGATCTCAACGGTCAGGTGCTCGGTGTGGTTTTCGGCGCAGCCGTCGACGACGTCGAAACCGGCTTCGCGTTGACGGCCGGTGAGGTGGCGGGCCAGCTTGCCAAGATCGGCGCCACCCAACCGGTGGGCACCGGGGCCTGCGTCAGCTGA
- a CDS encoding NUDIX hydrolase, producing the protein MGAGATAPQAGGPTPTRSRETIALTPGAGPSWLRPLVDNVGQIPDAYRRRLPADVLAMVTAARAFSAMAPSRRDHREAAVLVLFSGPESGPPDGSVPDDADLLLTVRASTLRHHAGQAAFPGGVADPSDAGPVSTALREANEETGIDVSRLNPLATLERTFIAPSRFHVVPVLAYSPDPGPVAVVNESETAIVARVPVRAFINPANRLMVYRGSMGRRWAGPAFLLNQMLVWGFTGQVISAVLDVAGWAKPWDTSDIRELDEAMVLVDDESDPR; encoded by the coding sequence ATGGGTGCTGGGGCTACGGCCCCGCAGGCGGGTGGCCCAACCCCCACCCGCTCGCGGGAGACGATTGCCCTGACGCCTGGTGCCGGCCCGTCCTGGCTGCGTCCGCTGGTTGACAACGTCGGTCAGATACCCGATGCGTACCGGCGCCGGCTGCCGGCCGATGTGCTGGCGATGGTGACCGCCGCCAGGGCTTTCTCAGCGATGGCGCCGTCGCGCCGTGACCACCGCGAGGCCGCTGTTCTGGTGCTCTTTTCTGGTCCGGAGTCGGGGCCGCCCGACGGTAGTGTCCCCGACGACGCCGACCTGCTGCTGACCGTGCGGGCCTCGACGTTGCGCCACCATGCCGGTCAGGCGGCCTTCCCCGGTGGTGTGGCCGACCCCTCCGACGCTGGGCCGGTGTCCACCGCCCTGCGCGAGGCGAACGAAGAAACCGGGATCGACGTGTCCAGGCTGAACCCACTTGCCACCCTGGAGCGGACGTTCATCGCGCCGTCCCGCTTCCATGTCGTCCCGGTGTTGGCGTACTCGCCGGATCCCGGACCAGTGGCCGTCGTCAACGAGTCCGAAACGGCGATCGTGGCGCGGGTGCCGGTGCGCGCTTTCATCAATCCCGCCAACCGGCTCATGGTGTACCGCGGCTCCATGGGTCGCCGCTGGGCCGGGCCGGCCTTCCTGTTGAACCAGATGCTGGTCTGGGGATTCACTGGTCAGGTGATTTCTGCGGTGCTCGATGTCGCCGGCTGGGCTAAGCCCTGGGACACCAGCGACATCCGCGAGTTGGACGAGGCAATGGTGCTGGTCGACGACGAGAGTGACCCGCGATGA
- a CDS encoding TlpA family protein disulfide reductase → MTTLTGRTRWTIAILVLVAALTAALVSQLREHSASNATTQTLIPGEHRDAQTPEALAGPRQRADLPPCPAAGNGPGPGALRGVVVECAGDGSAVDVARALAGRRVVINFWAYWCAQCVAELPAMDEYQRRVGSAVTVVTVHQDKNEAAALSRLADLGVRLPTLQDGNRRVAAALRVANVMPATVVLRPDGSVAQTLPRAFGSADEIVAAVGNDAG, encoded by the coding sequence ATGACGACGCTGACCGGCAGGACCCGCTGGACCATCGCGATTTTGGTTCTGGTGGCAGCGCTGACGGCGGCGCTGGTCAGCCAGCTGCGGGAACACTCCGCCTCGAACGCGACCACCCAGACGCTTATTCCGGGCGAACATCGCGACGCGCAAACCCCGGAAGCATTGGCCGGGCCCCGACAGCGCGCGGACCTGCCGCCCTGTCCCGCCGCGGGTAACGGCCCGGGTCCCGGGGCGCTACGCGGTGTTGTGGTCGAATGCGCGGGGGACGGCTCGGCCGTCGACGTCGCACGCGCGCTGGCCGGACGCCGGGTGGTCATCAATTTTTGGGCGTATTGGTGCGCGCAGTGTGTGGCCGAACTGCCCGCGATGGACGAATATCAACGCCGGGTTGGGTCCGCCGTGACGGTGGTGACGGTGCATCAAGACAAGAATGAGGCGGCCGCGTTGTCTCGGTTGGCCGATCTCGGCGTTCGGCTGCCGACGCTGCAGGATGGCAACCGCAGGGTGGCGGCGGCGCTGCGGGTCGCGAATGTGATGCCCGCGACGGTGGTCCTACGGCCGGACGGTAGCGTTGCCCAAACCCTGCCGCGGGCTTTCGGCAGTGCCGACGAGATCGTGGCTGCGGTCGGAAACGACGCGGGATGA
- the nth gene encoding endonuclease III codes for MNRALAQAFPHVYCELDFTSPLELAVATILSAQSTDKRVNLTTPALFARYRTALDYAQAERAELESLIRPTGFYRNKAASLIGLGQALVERFGGEVPATMDELVTLPGVGRKTANVILGNAFSTPGITVDTHFGRLVRRWRWTTEEDPVKVEHAVGELIERKEWTLLSHRVIFHGRRICHARKPACGVCVLAKDCPSFGLGPTEPLLAAPLVQGPETEHLLALAGL; via the coding sequence ATGAATCGCGCACTGGCGCAGGCGTTTCCGCACGTATACTGCGAGCTGGACTTCACATCGCCGCTCGAGCTGGCGGTAGCCACCATTCTTTCGGCGCAGAGCACCGACAAGCGGGTGAATTTGACGACGCCAGCCTTGTTCGCCCGGTACCGGACAGCACTGGACTACGCCCAGGCGGAGCGCGCCGAGCTGGAGAGCCTCATCCGCCCCACTGGTTTCTACCGCAACAAGGCGGCCTCTCTCATCGGCCTGGGGCAAGCCCTGGTCGAGCGGTTTGGCGGTGAGGTGCCGGCCACCATGGACGAGTTGGTCACGCTGCCCGGAGTCGGGCGCAAGACCGCGAATGTCATCCTCGGAAACGCCTTCAGTACCCCCGGAATCACCGTGGACACTCATTTCGGACGATTGGTGCGGCGGTGGCGCTGGACCACCGAAGAGGATCCGGTCAAGGTGGAGCACGCGGTCGGCGAATTGATCGAACGCAAGGAGTGGACCCTGCTGAGCCACCGAGTGATCTTTCACGGCCGTCGGATATGCCACGCCCGTAAACCGGCGTGTGGTGTCTGTGTGCTCGCCAAGGACTGCCCCTCCTTTGGACTTGGTCCCACTGAACCGCTGCTCGCGGCGCCCCTGGTCCAAGGCCCGGAGACCGAGCACCTGCTGGCCCTGGCCGGGCTGTAA
- the crp gene encoding cAMP-activated global transcriptional regulator CRP, whose protein sequence is MDEILARAGIFQGVEPSAIAALTKQLQPVDFPRGHTVFAEGEPGDRLYIIIAGKVKIGRRSPDGRENLLTIMGPSDMFGELSIFDPGPRTSSATTITEVRAVSMDRDALRAWIADRPEIAEQLLRVLARRLRRTNNNLADLIFTDVPGRVAKQLLQLAQRFGTQEGGAMRVTHDLTQEEIAQLVGASRETVNKALADFAHRGWIRLEGKSVLISDSERLARRAR, encoded by the coding sequence GTGGACGAGATCCTGGCAAGAGCAGGAATCTTCCAAGGGGTTGAGCCCAGCGCAATCGCCGCACTGACCAAGCAACTGCAGCCCGTCGATTTCCCCCGCGGACATACGGTTTTCGCGGAAGGGGAGCCGGGCGATCGGCTGTACATCATCATTGCCGGGAAGGTCAAGATCGGTCGCCGCTCACCCGACGGCCGGGAGAACCTGCTGACCATCATGGGCCCGTCAGACATGTTCGGCGAGTTGTCGATCTTCGACCCGGGGCCACGGACATCCAGCGCTACCACGATCACCGAGGTGCGAGCGGTGTCGATGGACCGCGACGCGCTGCGGGCATGGATCGCCGATCGTCCCGAGATCGCCGAGCAGCTGCTGCGGGTGTTGGCGCGCAGGCTGCGTCGCACCAACAACAATCTGGCCGACCTCATCTTCACTGACGTGCCCGGCCGGGTGGCCAAGCAGCTGTTGCAGCTCGCCCAGCGCTTCGGGACCCAGGAAGGTGGCGCAATGCGGGTCACCCATGATCTGACGCAGGAGGAAATCGCCCAGCTGGTCGGGGCTTCCCGCGAAACGGTGAACAAGGCGCTGGCTGATTTCGCTCACCGCGGCTGGATCCGCCTTGAGGGCAAGAGCGTGCTGATCTCTGATTCCGAACGACTGGCGCGCCGAGCGAGGTAA
- a CDS encoding MBL fold metallo-hydrolase produces MSMTAQSLTHPAYGRLRAVTDTASVLLADNPGLLTLDGTNTWVLRGPGSDEVVIVDPGPDDDEHIARVAALGRIALVLISHRHGDHTTGIDKLVELTGAPVRAADPQFLRGDGVKLGDGEVIDAAGLTIKVLATPGHTADSLSFVLDDAVLTADTVLGRGTTVIDKDDGSLADYLESLHRLRGLGGRTVLPGHGPDLVDLEAVASGYLMHRHERLEQVRAALRDLGDDATVREVVEHVYVDVDERLWDAAEWSVQAQLDYLRR; encoded by the coding sequence ATGTCCATGACAGCCCAGTCGCTGACCCATCCCGCCTACGGCCGGTTGCGGGCGGTCACCGACACCGCGTCCGTGTTGTTGGCCGACAACCCCGGGTTGTTGACGTTGGACGGCACCAATACTTGGGTGCTGCGTGGCCCGGGAAGTGACGAGGTGGTCATTGTCGATCCCGGACCGGACGACGACGAGCACATTGCACGGGTTGCCGCGCTGGGCCGCATCGCGCTGGTGCTGATCAGCCACCGGCACGGTGACCACACCACCGGCATCGACAAGCTGGTCGAGTTGACCGGGGCGCCGGTACGCGCAGCGGATCCGCAGTTCTTGCGCGGCGATGGGGTGAAGCTAGGCGACGGCGAAGTGATCGATGCCGCAGGGTTGACGATCAAGGTGCTGGCCACTCCCGGCCACACTGCCGACTCGCTGTCGTTTGTCCTCGACGACGCCGTGCTCACCGCCGACACCGTGTTGGGCCGCGGGACCACGGTAATCGACAAGGACGACGGCAGCCTGGCTGACTACCTGGAATCGCTGCACCGGCTGCGCGGCCTGGGCGGGCGGACGGTGCTGCCGGGGCACGGCCCGGACTTGGTCGACCTGGAGGCCGTCGCGTCGGGATACTTGATGCACCGGCACGAACGTCTCGAGCAGGTACGTGCTGCCTTGCGGGATCTTGGTGACGACGCCACGGTCCGCGAGGTCGTCGAACACGTCTACGTCGATGTCGACGAGAGGCTCTGGGATGCGGCCGAATGGTCGGTGCAGGCGCAACTGGACTATCTGCGCCGCTGA
- a CDS encoding RidA family protein encodes MSVKARLGQLGVALPQLVAPLAAYVPAVRTGNLVYTAGQLPFEAGKLVRTGKVGADVGPEDAKALARICALNALAAVDSLVGLDAVNQVVKVVGFVASAPGFHGQPSVINGASDLLAEVFGDSGAHARSAVGVSELPLDAPVEVELIVEVR; translated from the coding sequence ATGAGCGTCAAGGCCAGGCTTGGTCAACTCGGTGTCGCGCTACCGCAATTGGTGGCGCCGCTGGCCGCCTACGTTCCAGCGGTGCGCACCGGCAATCTCGTCTACACCGCGGGCCAGCTGCCGTTCGAGGCCGGCAAGCTGGTGCGGACCGGCAAGGTTGGCGCCGACGTCGGCCCCGAGGACGCCAAAGCGCTTGCGCGGATCTGCGCGCTCAATGCGCTGGCAGCCGTGGATTCGCTGGTGGGTTTGGACGCGGTGAACCAGGTGGTCAAAGTCGTCGGGTTCGTCGCTTCCGCGCCGGGTTTTCACGGCCAGCCGAGTGTCATCAATGGGGCTTCCGACCTGTTGGCCGAAGTATTCGGCGATAGCGGCGCGCATGCGCGTTCGGCGGTGGGCGTATCCGAGCTACCGTTGGACGCTCCGGTGGAAGTTGAGTTAATCGTGGAGGTCCGATAG
- a CDS encoding DUF4177 domain-containing protein, whose protein sequence is MTQPTAWEYATVPLLTHATKQILDQWGADGWELVAVLPGPTGEQHVAYLKRPK, encoded by the coding sequence ATGACCCAACCCACCGCATGGGAGTACGCGACGGTCCCGCTGCTGACGCACGCCACCAAACAGATCCTCGACCAGTGGGGCGCCGATGGCTGGGAGCTGGTGGCGGTGCTGCCCGGGCCCACCGGTGAACAGCACGTCGCTTACCTGAAGCGCCCTAAGTAG
- a CDS encoding ArsA-related P-loop ATPase — translation MVANTPSGGSSVGWPSRLSKARLHFVTGKGGTGKSTIAAALALTLAAGGRKVLLIEVEGRQGIAQLFDVPPLPYQELKIATAERGGQVNALAIDIEAAFLEYLDMFYNLGIAGRAMRRIGAIEFATTIAPGLRDVLLTGKIKETVVRVDKNKLPVYDAIVVDAPPTGRIARFLDVTKAVSDLAKGGPVHAQSEGVVRLLHSDQTAIHLVTLLEALPVQETLEAIEELAEMELPIGSVIVNRNIPAHLEPRDLAEAADGDIDADSVQAGLLTAGIKLPDADFAGLLTETIQHATLITARAETAQQLDALQVPRLELPTIPDGVDLGSLYELSELLAQQGVR, via the coding sequence ATGGTGGCGAACACACCTAGCGGCGGTAGTTCCGTTGGCTGGCCGTCGCGCTTATCAAAAGCCCGCCTGCACTTTGTGACCGGCAAAGGCGGTACTGGAAAGTCGACGATCGCGGCCGCGCTGGCGCTGACCCTGGCGGCCGGGGGCCGCAAAGTCCTGCTTATCGAAGTCGAGGGGCGCCAAGGGATCGCGCAACTCTTCGACGTCCCGCCCCTGCCCTACCAGGAACTAAAGATCGCGACCGCCGAGCGCGGCGGTCAGGTCAACGCCCTGGCAATCGACATCGAGGCCGCTTTCCTGGAATACCTCGACATGTTCTACAACCTCGGTATCGCAGGCCGAGCAATGCGACGCATCGGCGCGATCGAGTTCGCGACGACAATCGCGCCCGGTCTGCGCGACGTGCTACTCACCGGCAAGATCAAGGAGACGGTGGTACGCGTCGATAAGAACAAGCTGCCGGTCTATGACGCGATCGTCGTCGACGCACCACCGACCGGGCGGATAGCGCGCTTCCTCGATGTCACCAAGGCGGTGTCCGACCTAGCCAAGGGCGGACCAGTGCACGCGCAAAGCGAAGGCGTAGTGAGGTTGCTGCACTCCGACCAGACGGCAATCCACTTGGTCACGCTGCTGGAGGCGCTACCGGTCCAGGAGACTCTGGAGGCCATTGAGGAGCTTGCGGAGATGGAGCTGCCGATCGGCAGTGTGATCGTGAACCGCAACATCCCCGCCCATCTGGAGCCTCGAGACCTGGCTGAAGCCGCGGACGGTGACATCGACGCAGACTCGGTCCAGGCCGGGTTGTTGACGGCCGGAATCAAGCTCCCTGACGCCGATTTCGCTGGCCTCTTGACCGAAACCATCCAGCACGCCACCCTAATCACCGCACGCGCCGAGACCGCGCAACAGCTCGACGCCCTGCAGGTACCGCGATTGGAATTGCCGACTATCCCTGACGGTGTCGACCTTGGCAGCCTCTACGAGCTCTCGGAATTACTTGCCCAGCAGGGGGTTCGATGA
- a CDS encoding ArsA family ATPase: MSITPKTLDMAAILADTSNRVVVCCGAGGVGKTTTAAALALRAAEYGRIVVVLTIDPAKRLAQALGINDLGNTPQRVPMAPEVPGELHAMMLDMRRTFDEMVMQYSGSERAQSILDNQFYQTVATSLAGTQEYMAMEKLGQLLGQDRWDLIVVDTPPSRNALDFLDAPKRLGSFMDSRLWRLLLAPGRGIGRLITGAMGLAMKALSTVLGSQMLADAAAFVQSLDATFGGFREKADRTYALLKRRGTQFVVVSAAEPDALREASFFVDRLSQESMPLAGLVLNRTHPTLCALPIERAIDAAETLEAEATDSGATSLTTAVLRIHAERGQTAKREVRLLSRFTGANPTVPVVGVPSLPFDVSDLEALRALADQITSVGDDAGRTAAR, encoded by the coding sequence ATGAGTATCACACCGAAAACCCTTGATATGGCCGCGATCCTGGCCGACACATCAAACCGGGTGGTTGTGTGCTGCGGGGCCGGTGGTGTCGGCAAGACCACTACCGCGGCGGCGCTGGCGCTGCGTGCGGCCGAATATGGCCGCATCGTGGTTGTCTTGACGATTGACCCAGCCAAGCGATTGGCACAAGCGTTGGGGATCAACGATCTTGGCAACACACCACAGCGCGTGCCAATGGCGCCCGAAGTTCCCGGCGAGCTGCACGCGATGATGCTCGACATGCGCCGCACGTTCGACGAGATGGTGATGCAATACTCCGGATCCGAACGGGCACAATCGATTCTGGACAACCAGTTCTATCAGACTGTTGCTACATCACTTGCCGGCACCCAAGAGTATATGGCCATGGAGAAGCTGGGCCAACTGCTAGGCCAGGACCGCTGGGACCTGATTGTGGTAGACACCCCGCCGTCGCGTAACGCGCTCGACTTCTTGGACGCGCCAAAACGATTGGGCAGCTTCATGGATAGCCGGCTGTGGAGGCTGCTACTCGCACCCGGCCGGGGTATCGGGCGACTAATAACTGGCGCAATGGGATTGGCGATGAAGGCGTTGTCCACCGTGCTGGGTTCCCAGATGCTGGCCGACGCGGCGGCATTCGTGCAATCTCTGGACGCCACGTTCGGCGGTTTCCGCGAGAAGGCCGACCGCACTTACGCGTTGTTGAAACGGCGCGGCACCCAGTTCGTGGTGGTGTCAGCGGCCGAACCCGACGCCCTGCGCGAGGCGTCCTTCTTCGTCGACCGGCTGTCACAGGAGAGCATGCCGCTAGCTGGACTCGTCCTGAACCGCACCCACCCGACGCTGTGCGCATTGCCGATCGAGCGGGCAATCGACGCTGCCGAAACCTTGGAAGCCGAGGCCACCGACTCCGGCGCCACATCGCTGACCACAGCCGTGCTGCGGATCCATGCCGAGCGCGGGCAGACCGCGAAACGGGAGGTCCGGCTGCTGTCCCGGTTCACCGGAGCCAATCCCACCGTGCCGGTTGTTGGGGTACCGTCGCTGCCGTTTGACGTCTCCGACCTGGAAGCGCTACGTGCGCTCGCCGACCAGATCACTTCGGTCGGTGACGATGCGGGCCGCACGGCGGCCCGCTGA
- the whiB4 gene encoding transcriptional regulator WhiB4, protein MSGTRPAARRTNLVAAQNVLRSVDAEERIAWVSKALCRTTDPDELFVRGAAQRKAAVICRHCPVMQECAADALDNKVEFGVWGGMTERQRRALLKQHPEVVSWSDYLEKRKRRTGTAG, encoded by the coding sequence GTGTCAGGAACACGCCCGGCCGCGCGAAGGACGAACCTCGTGGCCGCACAGAACGTGCTACGAAGCGTTGACGCGGAAGAGCGGATCGCGTGGGTGTCAAAGGCGCTGTGCCGGACGACCGACCCCGATGAACTCTTTGTCCGGGGAGCTGCACAACGCAAAGCCGCGGTGATTTGCCGCCACTGTCCGGTAATGCAGGAGTGCGCGGCAGATGCGCTGGATAACAAGGTCGAGTTCGGCGTGTGGGGTGGCATGACCGAGCGCCAGCGCAGGGCTCTGCTCAAGCAGCATCCCGAGGTGGTTTCGTGGTCGGACTACCTCGAGAAGCGTAAGCGCCGCACCGGCACCGCTGGATAG